From Canis lupus dingo isolate Sandy chromosome 24, ASM325472v2, whole genome shotgun sequence, a single genomic window includes:
- the ZHX3 gene encoding zinc fingers and homeoboxes protein 3: MASKRKSTTPCMIPVKTVVLQEPGAEAQPAAALPEGPPQELPPEVPATSSEVAQTASSTDGAALANGHRSTLDGYSYSCRYCDFRSQDITQFVGHMNSEHMDFTKDPTFVCTECSFLAKTPEGLSLHNAKCHSGEASFVWNVAKPDNHVIVEQSVPESTCTPDLSSEPNTEGTDGQAEIIITKTPIMKIMKGKAEAKKIHTLKENLPSQPVGDTALPNPSAGESEAKEGDHSFVNGAVPVAQPASSSAKGPHVANGPLLGAVPVLPAGLAQFLPLQQPPPVHAQHHGHQPLPTSKSLPKVMIPLSSIPTYNAAMDSNSFLKNSFHKFPYPTKAELCYLTVVTKYPEEQLKIWFTAQRLKQGISWSPEEIEDARKKMFNTVIQSVPQPTITVLNTPLVASAGGVQHLIQAALPGHVVGQPEGAAGGLLVTQPLMANGLQAPSSALPPAVTSVPKQPTVAPINTVCSNTTSAVKVVNAAQSLLTACPSITSQAFLDASIYKNKKSHEQLSALKGSFCRNQFPGQSEVEHLTRVTGLSTREVRKWFSDRRYHCRNLKGSRTMLPGDPGAIIIDPGPEAPFSPAAAKAPEVPCGPPAATLAAPPSARRQAWHQTPDFTPTKYKERAPEQLRALESSFAQNPLPPDDELDRLRTETKMTRREIDSWFSERRKRVGAEDTRRADGGAALEEEEVVAVAAEDEAGDEELVGDLRVPGEDGSPEALGGHLLAERKVSPIKINLKNLRVTEANGRSELPGPGACEPEEEGPGKPAEQPPGKASCKKTAQQRHLLRQLFVQTRWPSTQDYDAIMAQTGLPRPEVVRWFGDSRYALKNGQLKWYEDYKRGNFPPGLLVVTPGNRELLQGYYLSHKTLCEEDLQSLCDKTQMSSQQVKQWFAEKMGEETRAVADTGGEDQGAGEPAAGHKGTGDAYSEVSENSESWEPGAPEVGSEPVDAPSPQAGLQLETD; encoded by the exons ATGGCCAGCAAGAGGAAGTCCACCACCCCGTGCATGATCCCTGTGAAGACCGTGGTGCTGCAGGAACCCGGTGCGGAGGCCCAGCCTGCCGCAGCTCTGCCCGAAGGACCCCCGCAGGAGCTGCCCCCTGAAGTGCCAGCTACCAGCAGCGAGGTCGCCCAGACGGCCAGCAGTACCGACGGCGCTGCCCTGGCCAATGGGCACCGGAGCACTTTGGATGGCTACTCGTATTCCTGCAGATACTGTGATTTCAGATCCCAGGACATAACCCAGTTTGTGGGACACATGAACTCAGAGCACATGGACTTTACTAAGGACCCAACTTTTGTCTGCACTGAATGCAGTTTTCTGGCAAAAACTCCTGAGGGACTTTCTCTGCACAATGCCAAGTGTCACTCGGGGGAAGCCAGCTTTGTGTGGAATGTGGCCAAGCCAGACAATCATGTCATCGTGGAGCAGAGTGTCCCTGAGAGCACCTGCACTCCTGACCTATCGAGTGAGCCCAACACTGAAGGGACCGATGGACAGGCTGAAATCATCATTACCAAAACCCCAATCATGAAGATAATGAAAGGCAAAGCTGAAGCCAAAAAAATTCATACACTCAAGGAGAACCTCCCCAGTCAGCCTGTGGGTGACACGGCCTTACCAAACCCCTCAGCTGGGGAGAGTGAGGCGAAGGAGGGGGATCACTCCTTTGTCAACGGGGCGGTCCCGGTCGCTCAGCCAGCCAGCAGCTCGGCAAAAGGGCCGCATGTGGCCAATGGTCCCCTGCTGGGAGCGGTGCCGGTTCTGCCGGCTGGTCTGGCACAGTTCCTCCCCCTGCAGCAGCCGCCCCCCGTGCACGCCCAGCACCACGGCCACCAGCCGCTGCCCACTTCCAAGTCCCTGCCCAAGGTGATGATCCCACTGAGCAGCATCCCCACCTACAATGCGGCCATGGATTCCAACAGCTTTCTCAAGAACTCCTTCCACAAGTTCCCCTACCCGACCAAAGCTGAGCTCTGCTACTTGACTGTTGTCACCAAGTACCCGGAAGAGCAGCTCAAGATCTGGTTCACAGCCCAGAGGCTGAAGCAGGGCATCAGCTGGTCCCCCGAGGAGATCGAGGACGCCCggaaaaagatgttcaatacgGTCATTCAGTCCGTACCCCAGCCCACAATCACTGTCCTCAACACGCCCCTGGTGGCCAGTGCCGGCGGCGTGCAGCACCTCATCCAGGCCGCCCTCCCGGGCCACGTGGTGGGGCAGCCCGAGGGCGCAGCGGGTGGCCTGCTGGTCACGCAGCCACTGATGGCCAATGGGCTGCAGGCGCCCAGCTCAGCCCTGCCGCCGGCGGTCACGTCGGTCCCCAAGCAGCCCACTGTGGCGCCCATTAACACTGTGTGCTCCAACACCACGTCGGCCGTGAAGGTGGTCAACGCGGCCCAGTCGCTGCTCACGGCGTGCCCCAGCATCACCTCCCAAGCCTTCCTGGACGCCAGCATCTACAAGAACAAGAAGTCTCACGAACAGCTGTCCGCCCTGAAAGGAAGCTTCTGTCGGAACCAGTTCCCGGGGCAGAGCGAGGTGGAGCATCTGACCAGAGTGACGGGCCTCAGCACCAGGGAGGTGCGCAAGTGGTTCAGCGACCGCCGGTACCACTGCCGGAACCTCAAGGGCTCCAGGACCATGCTGCCCGGTGACCCCGGCGCCATCATCATCGACCCCGGGCCCGAGGCGCCCTTCTCCCCAGCGGCAGCCAAGGCCCCCGAGGTGCCCTGCGGCCCGCCCGcggccaccctggctgcccccccTTCCGCCAGACGCCAGGCCTGGCACCAGACCCCCGACTTCACGCCAACCAAGTACAAGGAGCGAGCCCCCGAGCAGCTCAGAGCCCTGGAGAGCAGTTTTGCGCAGAACCCTCTTCCTCCCGACGACGAGCTGGACCGCCTGAGGACGGAAACCAAGATGACCCGGAGAGAGATCGACAGCTGGTTCTCAGAGAGGCGGAAGAGAGTGGGTGCCGAGGACACCAGGAGGGCTGATGGGGGCGCTgctctggaggaggaggaggtggtggctgTGGCTGCGGAGGACGAGGCGGGGGACGAGGAGCTGGTGGGGGACCTCAGGGTCCCCGGCGAAGATGGCTCCCCGGAGGCGCTCGGCGGCCACTTGCTGGCGGAGCGCAAGGTCAGCCCCATCAAGATCAACCTCAAGAACCTGCGGGTCACCGAGGCCAACGGCAGGAGCGAGCTCCCGGGGCCGGGCGCCTGCGAGCCCGAGGAGGAAGGGCCCGGCAAGCCGGCCGAGCAGCCCCCCGGCAAGGCGAGCTGCAAGAAGACCGCCCAGCAGCGGCACCTGCTGCGCCAGCTGTTCGTGCAGACGCGATGGCCCAGCACCCAGGACTACGACGCCATCATGGCCCAGACTGGCCTGCCGCGGCCTGAGGTGGTGCGCTGGTTTGGGGACAGTAGGTACGCCCTGAAGAACGGCCAGCTCAAGTGGTACGAAGACTATAAGCGGGGCAACTTCCCCCCAGGCCTGCTGGTCGTCACCCCGGGCAACCGGGAGCTGCTGCAGGGCTATTACCTGTCGCACAAGACGCTGTGCGAGGAGGACCTGCAGAGCCTCTGCGACAAGACCCAGATGAGCTCCCAGCAGGTGAAGCAGTGGTTTGCGGAGAAAATGGGCGAGGAGACCCGGGCTGTGGCGGACACAGGCGGTGAGGACCAGGGCGCCGGCGAGCCCGCGGCTGGGCACAAAGGGACGGGGGACGCGTATTCGGAGGTGTCGGAGAACAGTGAGTCGTGGGAGCCCGGCGCCCCTGAGGTCGGCTCGGAGCCCGTTGATGCCCCGAGTCCCCAGGCTGGACTTCAGCTGG AAACAGACTGA